From bacterium, one genomic window encodes:
- a CDS encoding JAB domain-containing protein, producing the protein MTKRKYEALEFDLKVLPPPTVPPTSWAEARADYKRGPVISSPEAVAAYFKQYIGGKDTEAFLTMYLDHRNHVLDVVLNQEGTVDHTAVYPREVLKKALDLKATGIIFSHNHPAGSLEPSEGDKQLTRQILTGARALGITVHDHLIVTHEGHFSFRQAGLLA; encoded by the coding sequence ATGACGAAGAGAAAATACGAAGCGCTGGAATTCGACCTGAAGGTGTTACCCCCGCCGACAGTACCCCCGACGTCCTGGGCGGAAGCTAGGGCCGACTATAAGCGCGGGCCGGTCATTTCCAGCCCTGAGGCCGTAGCCGCCTACTTCAAACAATACATCGGCGGGAAGGATACCGAGGCGTTCCTGACCATGTACCTGGACCACCGGAACCATGTTTTAGACGTGGTCCTGAACCAGGAGGGGACCGTGGACCATACTGCGGTCTATCCCAGGGAAGTTCTCAAGAAGGCCCTGGATTTGAAGGCTACGGGCATTATCTTCAGCCATAACCACCCAGCCGGAAGTCTGGAGCCTTCCGAGGGAGACAAACAGCTGACCCGTCAAATCCTGACCGGGGCTAGGGCCTTAGGCATCACCGTCCATGACCATCTCATCGTGACCCATGAAGGCCACTTTTCTTTCCGCCAAGCCGGGCTTTTGGCTTAG